One Bradyrhizobium zhanjiangense DNA segment encodes these proteins:
- a CDS encoding CDP-alcohol phosphatidyltransferase family protein translates to MIAYLSDRANAVTALGLLCSGAATGLAVKGHYEAGVALGLWAIIADDVDGEIARRTRNRTLATKAIGRALDALSDLMFGSVIPAIVIASFIESPASAVFTAFLTLIGALRLAYFDYFGLDDRGYSTGLPLSYALPVIAAILLVDHTIAPLALHVVLPAVFVPLSLLHIAPFKIKASGTLVHVITIGVAATASAGLLMTSRADQ, encoded by the coding sequence ATGATCGCATACCTATCTGACCGCGCAAACGCCGTTACTGCCTTGGGGCTGCTCTGTTCTGGTGCAGCGACGGGGCTCGCGGTAAAAGGACACTATGAGGCGGGAGTAGCGCTCGGGCTCTGGGCGATAATCGCTGACGATGTGGATGGCGAAATTGCCCGGCGCACCAGGAATCGAACGCTTGCCACGAAAGCCATTGGTAGAGCTCTCGATGCGCTCTCTGACCTCATGTTTGGATCAGTCATCCCAGCAATTGTCATCGCCTCTTTCATCGAATCTCCAGCATCTGCGGTATTCACAGCGTTCCTGACATTGATCGGAGCGCTTCGCCTTGCATATTTTGACTATTTCGGATTGGACGATCGCGGTTATTCGACCGGTCTACCACTCTCATACGCTCTGCCTGTTATCGCGGCGATCTTGCTGGTTGACCACACCATTGCGCCGCTCGCGTTACATGTCGTTCTTCCTGCCGTCTTTGTACCGCTATCGTTGCTCCACATCGCCCCCTTCAAGATCAAAGCCTCGGGCACGCTTGTGCATGTGATTACCATCGGCGTGGCGGCCACTGCCTCCGCCGGGCTGCTGATGACGAGTAGAGCGGATCAATAA
- a CDS encoding formyltransferase family protein produces the protein MSSLTENVVFAGTRGLATRCLLFVIETCGKDHVAGILGASRYEKTWWRHETSEELWDVADRFGIPFFDSIDDVPPLGTFLVSVMWNKIFPPHILARFDGGGINLHPGPLPEYRGSFARTHAILNGEKSFGVTVHYLSERVDRGDIISELQFPVLPSETALSLDTRAQLYGYALFCLVWLRLLDGSATSRSQDELIAQDKRKACFYPMRKMTALLDSSDVPRSAEELDRLYRALYLPPRIEPPKWLVERVMTNEVRTLLRDSTAGGKA, from the coding sequence ATGTCGAGCTTAACTGAGAACGTGGTATTTGCCGGCACTAGGGGACTTGCGACCCGCTGTCTTCTGTTCGTTATCGAGACCTGCGGAAAAGACCACGTCGCTGGTATTCTCGGCGCTTCCCGATATGAGAAAACATGGTGGCGGCACGAGACCAGTGAGGAGCTTTGGGACGTCGCAGACCGCTTCGGAATACCATTTTTCGACTCGATAGATGATGTTCCTCCTCTCGGAACGTTTCTCGTAAGCGTCATGTGGAATAAGATTTTTCCGCCCCATATCCTCGCACGTTTTGATGGAGGAGGCATCAATCTTCATCCAGGCCCGCTCCCTGAATATCGCGGCAGTTTTGCGCGGACGCATGCTATACTCAATGGCGAGAAGAGCTTTGGGGTGACTGTCCACTATCTCTCAGAGCGGGTCGATAGGGGCGATATCATCAGCGAATTGCAGTTCCCTGTGCTGCCTTCAGAGACGGCCCTCTCTTTAGACACCAGAGCGCAGCTTTATGGCTACGCGCTCTTCTGCCTGGTGTGGCTGCGTCTGTTGGATGGATCGGCTACCTCTCGTTCACAAGACGAGTTGATCGCTCAAGACAAGCGCAAGGCCTGCTTCTATCCCATGCGCAAGATGACCGCACTTTTGGATTCGTCAGACGTTCCACGCAGCGCCGAAGAACTCGATCGGCTCTACCGCGCTCTATACCTTCCACCACGCATTGAGCCTCCCAAGTGGCTCGTCGAACGCGTCATGACTAATGAGGTTCGGACGCTCCTTCGGGATTCTACCGCCGGCGGTAAGGCGTGA
- the asnB gene encoding asparagine synthase (glutamine-hydrolyzing), producing MCGICGFIGRITDKSVTERNLARCAQTLAHRGPDASGSCVTSSFAFAHRRLAIIDPDPRSNQPFLDEELGLAVTYNGEIYNYRDLKRDLLRRGYQFRTESDTEVLCKAFACWGIDSVKRLRGMFAFAIYDQETETAFLVRDRLGIKPLYYACADNGFVFASQPSAILQWPGVSSRLDPLGLSSFLSYRAVFGERTLFADIRKLQPGTWLKITAQSHEHTRWWDPARLDESDDCSSLETLIGSAVEEHLLPHTPVAALLSGGLDSSILAFELSRHSSHKPTCFTGVVCGDLYDESPYAVEVAKSLKLGHVLVRLPGATSLDVVKRLTALRGHPVGMHNEAAMYLLARAVSHSHKVLLTGEGADEIFLGYSRIFRLPFDLRRQALLAALPDVIGRPARRHLGLPKFKASEFELFLARYTYFPQVEKLGLATPAWRKDIGHDAELIGWMDNAYHSGGPRPVERIREFFVRHHLPALLEMVDNTTMAAGVESRVPFTDHRIVALALRMSFSEHLRWKHAFAPFQAAFTPIEKFSETLDVSKAALRTLYRGRLPASVITRKKLGFPLPLGKWATDQSSAPFRDLIFKESPAIADYLDIGALRRWYARRSQAANDAFGKQLWLICNLEVFLRQLSS from the coding sequence GTGTGTGGGATTTGCGGATTTATCGGACGGATTACTGATAAGTCAGTGACCGAGCGGAACCTCGCGCGTTGCGCTCAGACGCTGGCCCATCGGGGGCCCGACGCGAGTGGCAGTTGCGTGACCTCTTCCTTTGCCTTTGCGCATCGAAGGCTCGCGATCATTGATCCGGATCCCAGGTCAAATCAACCGTTCCTCGATGAGGAGCTCGGCCTAGCCGTCACGTATAACGGGGAGATCTACAATTACCGTGACTTAAAGCGGGACTTACTTCGGCGCGGATACCAGTTCCGCACAGAGTCGGATACGGAAGTACTTTGCAAGGCATTTGCTTGTTGGGGGATTGATAGCGTCAAACGTCTGCGGGGAATGTTTGCTTTCGCAATCTACGATCAAGAAACGGAGACAGCGTTCCTTGTCAGAGATCGGCTCGGAATTAAGCCGCTATATTACGCTTGCGCAGATAATGGCTTTGTCTTTGCCTCACAGCCGTCAGCCATCCTGCAGTGGCCAGGGGTCAGCTCCAGGCTCGATCCGCTTGGATTATCAAGCTTTCTCTCCTACCGTGCCGTCTTCGGCGAGAGGACGCTATTTGCAGATATTCGAAAGCTGCAACCTGGAACCTGGTTGAAAATCACGGCGCAATCGCATGAGCATACACGTTGGTGGGATCCTGCCCGCCTCGATGAGAGTGATGATTGCAGTTCTCTCGAAACCTTGATCGGCAGCGCCGTGGAGGAACATTTGCTGCCCCACACGCCGGTCGCGGCGCTGCTTTCTGGAGGCCTCGACTCCAGTATCTTGGCCTTCGAGCTTTCAAGGCACTCGTCACACAAGCCGACATGCTTCACCGGGGTCGTATGCGGCGATCTTTACGATGAAAGCCCTTATGCGGTCGAGGTCGCGAAATCCCTCAAGCTAGGCCACGTCTTGGTCCGGCTGCCCGGGGCAACGAGCCTGGACGTCGTTAAACGCCTTACCGCATTACGTGGTCATCCAGTCGGCATGCACAACGAAGCGGCGATGTATTTGCTTGCTCGAGCAGTCAGCCACTCTCACAAGGTTCTCCTTACCGGCGAAGGTGCCGACGAGATATTCCTTGGATATAGCCGGATCTTCAGATTGCCCTTTGACCTTCGTCGACAGGCGCTGTTGGCCGCTTTGCCAGATGTCATTGGCCGCCCGGCGCGACGTCATCTCGGCCTTCCCAAGTTCAAAGCGAGCGAATTCGAGCTCTTTCTTGCGCGGTACACTTACTTTCCCCAAGTCGAGAAGCTGGGGCTGGCAACACCGGCATGGAGAAAGGACATCGGTCACGACGCGGAGCTGATCGGCTGGATGGACAATGCCTACCATTCAGGCGGCCCCAGGCCGGTCGAGCGTATAAGGGAGTTCTTTGTACGGCATCATCTGCCGGCGCTGCTCGAAATGGTCGACAACACCACAATGGCGGCGGGGGTGGAGTCTCGCGTTCCATTCACAGACCACCGAATCGTTGCGCTGGCTCTGCGCATGTCGTTCTCAGAACATCTGCGTTGGAAACATGCCTTCGCCCCATTTCAGGCAGCCTTCACGCCGATTGAGAAATTTAGCGAAACGCTCGACGTCTCCAAGGCCGCGCTGCGCACCCTTTACAGAGGTCGTCTACCCGCAAGTGTGATCACGAGAAAGAAGCTCGGGTTTCCGTTGCCCTTAGGTAAGTGGGCGACAGACCAGAGCTCGGCGCCCTTTCGTGACTTGATCTTCAAAGAATCTCCCGCGATCGCCGATTATCTCGATATTGGTGCTCTCCGTCGATGGTATGCACGCCGCTCTCAAGCGGCAAACGATGCATTCGGAAAGCAACTCTGGCTGATCTGCAATCTGGAGGTCTTCCTTCGTCAACTTTCTTCATAG
- a CDS encoding peptidase C39 family protein — translation MSRPDLESSTNQMVRNVPLYRQKRKFTCGPSSLMMVMSALDERYQPSETAELEIWREATTIHGGCGPVGLALALKRRGFAALVVVSHDGLFLKSRASHGNEMEVMHILQERDLTEAYQRGIPVHVGAYSLDDLSNWMAAGWYPIVMISIEFEGKTITHWVVVTGTDVDYVFFNDPLKDPAQEDAATRVDHASFASMTEFGPSREKAVILAGLPKMANVALPLPRIYAGHQPRPDMPGVTGPER, via the coding sequence ATGTCGCGTCCGGACCTCGAAAGCTCAACGAATCAAATGGTCAGGAACGTCCCTCTGTATCGGCAAAAGAGGAAGTTCACCTGTGGACCATCCTCCCTGATGATGGTCATGTCCGCGCTGGACGAGCGATATCAACCGAGTGAAACAGCGGAGCTCGAGATCTGGCGAGAGGCAACGACCATTCACGGTGGCTGCGGACCGGTTGGTCTGGCATTGGCCCTCAAACGTCGCGGCTTCGCAGCGCTTGTTGTCGTAAGCCACGATGGGCTTTTTCTTAAGTCTCGCGCTTCACACGGTAACGAGATGGAGGTGATGCACATTCTCCAGGAGCGAGATCTCACCGAAGCGTACCAACGCGGCATCCCTGTCCATGTCGGCGCTTACAGCCTCGATGACCTCTCGAATTGGATGGCGGCGGGGTGGTATCCCATCGTGATGATCAGCATTGAGTTCGAAGGTAAAACCATCACTCATTGGGTGGTGGTGACCGGGACCGACGTCGATTACGTGTTCTTCAATGATCCTCTCAAAGATCCCGCCCAGGAAGATGCTGCCACTCGCGTCGACCACGCGAGCTTTGCCAGCATGACCGAATTCGGTCCCAGCCGGGAAAAGGCAGTCATTCTTGCGGGCCTTCCAAAAATGGCGAATGTCGCGCTTCCGCTTCCCCGGATTTATGCTGGCCATCAACCTCGGCCTGACATGCCGGGCGTTACTGGTCCCGAACGCTGA
- a CDS encoding ABC transporter permease has protein sequence MSTAWPHEWTWNIFRSSKARRDPRKPAKIGLYGASMWIVGCLLIAVLAQVISPYHPAQISLDARLTPPLFFGGTLEHLLGTDELGRDVLARLIYSIQISMLIAVGGTFISTLLGVSLGFLAAELGGLIDEGVMALVDMQAAVPFMMTALLVITIFGNSLALFVCLVGLHGWERHARIARGLALTARNRLHVTAARTYNASRVHIYARHILPTCAPTVVVGMTLGLTETVLLESTLSFLGLGIQPPMSSLGNMVGFGRDYLMTAWWIALAPGLVIAATAIALMTISESLRQTGPRPASFNSI, from the coding sequence ATGAGTACCGCCTGGCCGCATGAATGGACTTGGAACATCTTTCGTTCTTCGAAAGCCCGACGCGATCCGCGTAAGCCAGCCAAGATAGGACTCTATGGTGCCTCAATGTGGATCGTCGGATGTCTATTGATTGCCGTACTGGCCCAGGTGATCTCCCCCTATCATCCAGCACAAATCTCCTTGGATGCACGGCTTACGCCACCACTATTCTTTGGCGGCACGCTGGAACATTTGCTGGGCACTGACGAGCTCGGCCGGGACGTGCTGGCACGCTTGATATATTCGATCCAGATCAGCATGCTCATTGCGGTGGGCGGGACCTTCATTAGTACCCTGCTGGGCGTTTCGTTGGGCTTCCTCGCTGCCGAGCTTGGCGGACTGATCGACGAGGGAGTCATGGCACTCGTCGATATGCAGGCTGCCGTGCCGTTCATGATGACCGCACTGCTTGTCATCACGATATTTGGCAATTCGCTGGCACTCTTTGTCTGTCTTGTGGGCTTGCACGGTTGGGAGCGCCACGCCCGCATCGCGAGAGGGTTGGCTTTGACGGCCCGCAATCGGCTCCATGTAACGGCGGCGCGGACCTATAACGCTTCGCGGGTCCATATCTACGCAAGGCATATTCTCCCAACCTGTGCACCTACCGTCGTGGTCGGCATGACCCTTGGGCTTACCGAGACGGTTCTACTGGAAAGCACCCTGAGCTTTCTGGGACTGGGGATACAACCGCCGATGTCGAGCTTAGGCAATATGGTGGGATTCGGCAGAGACTATTTGATGACCGCATGGTGGATCGCCCTCGCGCCGGGCCTCGTCATCGCAGCGACGGCGATCGCACTGATGACAATAAGCGAGTCTCTGCGCCAGACGGGACCTCGCCCAGCTTCTTTCAACTCCATCTGA
- a CDS encoding ABC transporter permease yields the protein MRRNAHKVFASKIARALVTLILMVTSVFILMRCAGDPVTVLLGPDATPDMRAAYSGELGLDRPILAQYLAYLHNVVRGSLGVSYVYRQDALGVVLSHLPLTLILTCSALTLAALTGVAGGTTAAVFPSSFIGRACTIGTVVGLCVPSFFLAIVLMLVFSIHLSWLPTGGAESWRSLALPAVTMAAASSAVLARYTRVAVRQSLDSRYVLAAFARGIPFWRILIHHVLPNAAAPILTILGLLIGGAVTGSAVVETVFSWPGIGNLFVTSVGSRDVPVVQAIVLLAGTAMIMTNLAVDLGYTWLDPRSKSSEK from the coding sequence ATGAGGCGCAACGCCCATAAGGTATTTGCGAGCAAAATCGCCCGCGCATTGGTCACGCTCATTCTGATGGTGACGAGCGTATTCATTCTTATGCGCTGTGCTGGCGATCCGGTAACCGTCTTACTTGGGCCCGACGCGACCCCGGACATGCGCGCCGCATACTCAGGCGAATTGGGGCTCGATCGCCCCATCTTGGCGCAATACCTAGCCTATCTCCATAACGTCGTCCGAGGAAGCTTAGGTGTCTCATACGTCTATCGACAGGATGCACTCGGTGTCGTCCTCAGCCACCTTCCACTGACGCTGATACTCACCTGCTCTGCTCTTACCTTGGCGGCGCTCACAGGCGTTGCGGGAGGAACAACTGCCGCGGTGTTTCCATCGAGCTTCATAGGCCGTGCGTGCACGATCGGAACCGTCGTGGGACTGTGCGTTCCCAGCTTCTTCCTGGCGATCGTCCTGATGCTGGTGTTTTCAATTCACCTCAGCTGGTTGCCGACCGGCGGCGCGGAGAGCTGGCGCAGCTTGGCTCTGCCGGCAGTAACCATGGCGGCCGCGAGCTCCGCCGTGCTTGCACGGTACACCCGCGTGGCCGTTCGCCAATCGCTGGACAGTCGCTATGTGTTGGCTGCGTTTGCGCGCGGCATTCCGTTCTGGCGGATATTGATCCACCACGTACTGCCCAATGCAGCGGCTCCGATCCTGACCATCCTTGGCCTGCTCATCGGCGGAGCGGTAACTGGTTCGGCAGTGGTCGAGACGGTCTTTTCATGGCCGGGTATTGGAAATCTCTTCGTCACGTCCGTCGGAAGCAGAGATGTTCCAGTGGTGCAGGCAATTGTTCTGCTTGCTGGCACTGCGATGATCATGACTAACCTTGCCGTCGACCTCGGTTACACCTGGCTTGATCCGCGGTCTAAATCCTCGGAGAAATAG
- a CDS encoding ABC transporter ATP-binding protein codes for MTSPIGPARVRAAPASPEPILELRNVDFCYPAARSSAAEVLGGSRLRKINMIVHRGKAHGLIGESGSGKSTIAKLLLGLTAPQAGQILFEGELLTPDRLAAFRLRVQPVFQSPLDALDPVIPIGKQIIAPLLVNFKMRSSDCQARLAAAISAVGLSGEILGKLPHQISGGQAQRVNIARALILDPEVLICDEPVSALDMTVQAQILNLLSDLRESRGLSLLFISHDIRSVAYLCSEITVLKRGSIVESGSRDQVLLDPKTDYMKSLLRAVPNSEFAVEMASRSTPYSQPTEPRHVPAER; via the coding sequence ATGACATCGCCAATCGGGCCTGCTCGCGTTCGTGCAGCGCCAGCGTCACCCGAACCGATCCTCGAACTGCGCAATGTGGATTTTTGTTACCCGGCCGCTCGCAGCTCCGCTGCGGAGGTCCTTGGCGGCTCGAGGCTGCGCAAGATCAACATGATCGTCCATCGTGGGAAAGCCCATGGGCTGATCGGGGAGTCCGGCAGCGGCAAAAGCACAATTGCGAAGCTTCTGCTTGGGCTGACAGCGCCACAAGCGGGTCAGATCCTTTTTGAGGGCGAGCTGCTGACGCCGGATCGATTGGCGGCGTTCCGCCTTCGTGTCCAACCTGTCTTTCAGAGCCCTCTCGACGCACTGGACCCAGTCATCCCGATCGGCAAACAAATCATCGCGCCTCTGCTCGTGAACTTCAAAATGAGGTCTTCCGATTGTCAGGCTCGGCTGGCTGCAGCAATTTCCGCCGTCGGCCTATCGGGCGAGATCCTTGGCAAGTTACCGCATCAGATAAGCGGCGGACAGGCCCAGCGGGTCAATATAGCGCGAGCGCTTATTCTCGATCCCGAGGTTCTGATTTGTGACGAGCCTGTCTCCGCACTCGACATGACTGTTCAAGCTCAGATCCTGAACCTTCTGTCGGACCTGCGTGAGAGCCGCGGCCTGTCCCTGCTATTCATCAGTCATGATATCAGATCCGTCGCCTATCTCTGTTCAGAGATCACGGTCCTAAAGCGCGGAAGCATCGTTGAGAGCGGTTCACGCGATCAGGTACTGCTCGACCCAAAGACGGATTACATGAAGTCCTTGCTCAGGGCGGTGCCCAATTCCGAATTCGCGGTCGAAATGGCATCACGTTCAACACCTTATTCGCAGCCCACAGAGCCTCGGCACGTGCCGGCGGAGAGGTGA
- a CDS encoding ABC transporter ATP-binding protein: protein MSQTQMNIVCSKGGIMDQTSSHALEAPFVQTFEQGSAGRPAMAAGSLPLLSITGLTVVLADRPETRLLDAVQFKLRKGEFFALVGESGSGKSVLCSTIMGVASSELRCHGDIHIEGRPLAEVDRRLRAMIYQQPSLYLNPVRNIGFQLRETVQMTGGLSKREASERAADLLCDVGIDDPKETMRKYPHEMSGGMNQRVMIAMALAMKPKLLIADEPTSALDVTTQKQILDLLERLRSDMAILFVTHDLGVALQRSDRIGVLYAGQLVEMGLADLVARTPLHPYTRALFSAVPPLSGHPRRLHSPAGTLPEPTQRQAGCNFASRCSGTLDICRHTRPALQDKAQQVVACHNLEA from the coding sequence TTGAGCCAGACGCAGATGAATATTGTCTGCTCGAAAGGTGGAATCATGGACCAAACCAGTTCGCACGCACTTGAAGCACCTTTTGTTCAAACTTTTGAGCAAGGGAGTGCCGGGCGCCCAGCCATGGCGGCTGGCAGCCTGCCGCTTCTCAGCATTACTGGTTTGACGGTTGTTCTTGCAGACCGACCCGAGACGCGCCTCCTGGATGCCGTTCAGTTCAAGTTGCGGAAAGGTGAGTTTTTCGCGCTTGTCGGCGAAAGCGGCAGCGGAAAGAGCGTGCTGTGTTCGACCATTATGGGAGTAGCAAGTTCCGAGCTGAGATGTCACGGCGATATTCACATCGAAGGCAGGCCTCTTGCCGAGGTCGATCGGCGCCTGCGTGCAATGATCTACCAACAGCCAAGCCTATATCTTAACCCCGTTCGGAACATCGGATTCCAGCTTCGGGAGACTGTCCAGATGACCGGCGGGTTGAGCAAGCGAGAGGCGAGCGAAAGGGCTGCAGATCTACTCTGTGATGTTGGGATCGATGATCCCAAAGAGACGATGAGAAAATATCCGCACGAGATGTCTGGCGGAATGAATCAGCGCGTCATGATTGCAATGGCGCTCGCGATGAAGCCGAAGCTTCTCATCGCAGACGAGCCGACCTCGGCTCTCGATGTCACCACGCAAAAGCAGATTCTTGACTTGCTCGAACGGCTCCGCTCAGACATGGCAATCCTCTTTGTGACCCATGACCTGGGAGTTGCCCTGCAGCGATCGGATCGCATCGGCGTTCTCTACGCCGGCCAGTTGGTCGAAATGGGGCTCGCCGATCTCGTCGCTCGAACTCCCCTGCACCCTTATACGCGCGCGCTATTCTCCGCTGTCCCCCCACTCTCAGGGCATCCCCGGCGTCTGCACAGCCCTGCAGGTACCCTCCCCGAACCTACTCAGCGCCAGGCCGGCTGCAATTTCGCATCTCGGTGCTCCGGAACGCTGGACATTTGCCGGCACACAAGGCCCGCCTTGCAGGACAAGGCACAACAAGTGGTGGCATGCCACAACTTGGAGGCATGA
- a CDS encoding ABC transporter substrate-binding protein, giving the protein MNNSTRREVLKLIGGLGLLPSTSVFGQDADRTALRIAMQDLRVELDPLHPRATALVSFRVLESIYDKLFAIDYQRDGQIRPMLAESMEALDSTTYRVSLRKGVRFHDGEELTAEDVAFTFGAERMLAKDSPGYGVGQISFPSMSAVRATDRHTVEFRTKVPDPVFVKRLTSYGAGIVSKSAYLKAATFDQWARAPIAAGPYRVVEAVENRYIRLEAHDGYWGGRPPLKGIEFRMVREPAARVAGLRAGDFDIITTVAPDQFDILAADNRLDVVGGDTMSFRTLVYDSTTNEVLRDPRIRRAMNLAIDRQTIVNSIWRKRISVPPSHQHLAYGALYNPDRPIPRYNPEEAKRLLAEAGYNGAAIPFKTVGNYYTAELIETQAIAAMWRAVGLNVDIQMKENWSQVEDRLGRGVNNSSDGTYYPDPTASLVSRWGSQSNFQRGGYWRNDRFNVLETSLLTAQDPAQRRAAYQEMLDIFDEIDPPGTVLHSLGEFFGKRANIKWTPTATGLMDFRPGAINA; this is encoded by the coding sequence ATGAATAACTCCACCCGACGCGAGGTTCTCAAACTAATCGGTGGGCTGGGCTTGCTCCCATCGACCTCTGTCTTTGGCCAAGACGCTGACCGAACGGCACTGCGGATTGCAATGCAGGATCTGCGCGTCGAGCTCGATCCGCTCCATCCCCGTGCTACGGCGCTCGTGAGCTTCCGGGTGCTCGAGAGTATTTACGACAAGCTCTTTGCAATCGACTATCAACGGGACGGGCAGATTCGGCCGATGTTGGCTGAAAGCATGGAGGCTCTCGACAGCACCACATATCGCGTGTCTTTGCGGAAAGGGGTTCGATTCCACGATGGTGAAGAGTTAACGGCAGAGGACGTCGCATTTACTTTCGGTGCGGAGCGTATGCTGGCAAAGGACAGTCCGGGTTATGGCGTTGGCCAGATCAGCTTTCCGTCGATGAGCGCGGTGCGGGCAACTGATCGACATACTGTCGAGTTCAGGACCAAGGTGCCCGATCCTGTTTTTGTCAAACGCCTGACCTCCTATGGAGCCGGCATCGTCTCGAAATCGGCCTATCTGAAGGCGGCGACATTCGATCAATGGGCCAGGGCTCCCATAGCGGCGGGGCCGTACCGGGTCGTTGAGGCCGTCGAAAACCGCTACATACGCCTCGAGGCGCATGACGGGTACTGGGGTGGAAGGCCGCCGCTGAAGGGGATCGAGTTTCGGATGGTGCGGGAGCCGGCGGCACGCGTCGCCGGCCTTCGCGCTGGCGACTTCGACATCATCACAACCGTAGCGCCGGATCAGTTCGATATCCTCGCCGCGGACAATCGATTGGACGTGGTTGGAGGCGACACGATGTCCTTCCGCACGCTGGTCTATGATTCGACCACGAACGAGGTGCTGCGGGATCCGCGCATCAGACGCGCCATGAATCTGGCGATCGACAGGCAGACCATTGTCAATAGTATCTGGCGCAAGCGCATAAGTGTGCCGCCCTCCCATCAACACCTTGCTTACGGCGCTCTCTACAATCCTGACCGGCCAATCCCACGGTACAACCCGGAAGAGGCGAAGCGACTTCTTGCCGAAGCCGGTTATAACGGGGCAGCAATTCCTTTCAAAACGGTCGGCAACTATTACACGGCCGAGCTTATCGAAACTCAAGCCATCGCAGCAATGTGGAGGGCTGTCGGCCTGAACGTCGATATCCAAATGAAAGAGAATTGGTCCCAGGTGGAAGACCGTCTGGGCCGCGGTGTGAACAACTCGTCCGATGGAACATACTACCCCGACCCTACCGCATCGCTCGTCTCGCGCTGGGGGTCTCAGAGCAACTTTCAGAGGGGCGGGTATTGGCGGAACGACAGATTTAATGTGCTGGAGACGAGCTTGCTGACGGCGCAGGACCCGGCCCAAAGGCGAGCCGCCTATCAAGAGATGCTCGACATATTCGACGAGATTGATCCACCAGGAACGGTGCTCCATTCGCTTGGCGAGTTCTTTGGAAAGCGCGCCAACATCAAGTGGACACCGACGGCAACCGGTTTGATGGATTTTCGGCCAGGCGCAATCAACGCCTAG